One part of the Raphanus sativus cultivar WK10039 chromosome 7, ASM80110v3, whole genome shotgun sequence genome encodes these proteins:
- the LOC108816648 gene encoding sm-like protein LSM36B: protein MSGSGDKTTKTPADFLKSIRGRPVVVKLNSGVDYRGILACLDGYMNIAMEQTEEYVNGQLKNKYGDAFIRGNNVLYISTVKGPLADGA from the exons ATGAGTGGAAGTGGAGATAAAACTACAAAGACACCTGCTGATTTCCTCAAATCCATCCGTGGGAGACCCGTTGTTGTCAAACTCAACTCTGGTGTTGATTATCGAG GCATTCTTGCTTGTCTTGATGGGTATATGAACATAGCAATGGAGCAGACTGAGGAGTATGTCAACGGTCAGCTCAAGAACAAATATGGTGATGCCTTTATCCGTGGCAACAATG TTCTTTACATCAGTACAGTGAAGGGACCTTTAGCGGACGGAGCTTAG